Proteins found in one Takifugu rubripes chromosome 15, fTakRub1.2, whole genome shotgun sequence genomic segment:
- the LOC101067587 gene encoding odorant receptor 131-2, with product MDEIQSLVNVTIEQQYSGLLERMMFFSLTSVPCCVFLYINGIMLFSLKSKTVFCETSRYILLFNLLFADSIQMALSQVLYILAACLIKMSYPVCGILSVVGVLTSDISPLTLVVMSLERYVAVCYPLRHADVITIRNTVLMIFVIWAFSLLSGLIRVSLVDYPELESLQMEEFCSSITLFVGPLSDTYDKANTCFLFVSAGLAIAFSYIGVTVAARSASTDKTSAQKARNTLLLHLVQLGLSLSSTVYKPVLTALSRIVTRIVLIRVQIVLYVWFFILPRCLSALIYGIRDQLIRPVLFYHLCCRLKLSVLPGKGYK from the coding sequence ATGGATGAAATCCAGTCTTTAGTTAATGTCACTATTGAGCAGCAGTATAGCGGGTTACTAGAGAGAATGATGTTTTTCAGTCTGACTTCAGTAccctgctgtgttttcctctaCATCAATGGAATCATGTTGTTCAGCCTGAAGAGTAAAACAGTGTTCTGTGAGACCTCCCGTTACATTCTGCTGTTTAACCTCCTTTTTGCAGACAGTATACAGATGGCACTGAGTCAGGTTCTCTACATTTTGGCTGcttgtttgataaaaatgtcttATCCTGTGTGCGGTATTCTCAGTGTGGTTGGTGTTCTCACAAGTGACatttctcctctcactctggtgGTGATGTCTTTGGAGAGGTATGTAGCTGTGTGCTACCCACTGAGGCACGCTGATGTCATCACCATTAGAAACACAGTGTTGATGATATTTGTTATTTGGGCTTTTAGTTTGCTAAGTGGTCTCATTCGAGTTAGTTTGGTAGATTATCCAGAACTGGAGAGCCTGCAGATGGAAGAGTTTTGCTCAAGTATAACTCTGTTTGTTGGTCCCCTGTCTGATACCTATGACAAAGCGAACACCTGCTTTTTGTTTGTGTCAGCTGGGCTAGCCATTGCTTTCTCCTACATCGGTGTGACTGTAGCAGCGAGGTCAGCTTCCACAGACAAAACTTCAGCTCAGAAAGCTCGcaacacactgctgctgcatctgGTACAGTTGGGCCTCAgtttgtcctccactgtgtaCAAACCGGTACTTACGGCGTTGTCAAGAATTGTAACAAGGATAGTGCTCATTCGTGTCCAAATTGTTTTGTATGTGTGGTTTTTTATCCTTCCCAGATGTCTCAGTGCCCTCATTTATGGCATAAGAGATCAACTAATCAGACCTGTTCTCTTTTACCATCTCTGCTGTCGACTTAAACTATCAGTCCTTCCGGGTAAAGGCTACAAATAG
- the LOC101066401 gene encoding odorant receptor 131-2: MNEIWSLVNVTVEQQYQGLLERMMFSSLTTVPCCVFLYINGIMLFSLRSKTVFCETSRYILLFNLLFADSIQMVLGQALYILAVCLIKMTYPVCGILTALGVLTSNISPLTLVVMSLERYVAVCYPLRHAALITIGNTGLMISVIWAFSLLSVLIQVSMVDYPEMESLQMEVYCSSITLFVGPLSDTYDKAYTCLLFVSAGLAIAFSYIGVTVAARLASTDKTSSQKARNTLLLHLVQLGLSLSSTVYKPILAALSRIVSRIVLVRLQNVLYVCLFILPRCLSALIYGIRDQLIRPVLFYYLCCRLTLSVFPSKGYK; this comes from the coding sequence atgaatgaaatctGGTCTTTAGTTAATGTCACTGTTGAGCAGCAGTATCAGGGATTGCTAGAGAGAATGATGTTTTCCAGTCTGACTACAGTAccctgctgtgttttcctctaCATCAATGGAATCATGTTGTTCAGCCTGAGGAGTAAAACAGTGTTCTGTGAGACCTCCCGATACATTCTGCTGTTTAACCTTCTTTTTGCAGACAGTATACAGATGGTACTGGGTCAGGCACTTTACATTTTGGCTGTTTGTCTAATTAAGATGACTTATCCTGTTTGCGGCATTCTCACTGCACTTGGTGTTCTCACTAGTAATATTTCTCCTCTCACACTGGTGGTGATGTCTTTGGAGAGGTATGTAGCTGTATGTTACCCCCTGAGGCACGCTGCTTTAATCACCATCGGAAACACAGGGCTGATGATATCTGTTATTTGGGCTTTCAGTTTGCTAAGTGTTCTCATTCAAGTTAGTATGGTAGATTATCCAGAAATGGAGAGCCTGCAGATGGAAGTCTATTGCTCAAGTATAACTCTGTTTGTTGGTCCCCTGTCTGATACCTATGACAAAGCCTACACCTGCCTTCTGTTTGTGTCAGCTGGGCTGGCCATTGCTTTCTCCTACATTGGGGTGACTGTAGCAGCCAGGTTAGCTTCCACAGACAAAACTTCATCTCAGAAAGCTCGcaacacactgctgctgcatctgGTACAACTGGGCCTCAGTTTGTCCTCTACTGTGTACAAACCGATACTTGCAGCATTGTCAAGAATTGTATCAAGGATAGTGCTCGTCCGTTTGCAAAATgttttatatgtgtgtttgtttatacTTCCCAGATGTCTCAGTGCCCTCATTTATGGCATAAGAGATCAACTAATCAGACCTGTCCTCTTTTATTATCTCTGCTGCCGACTTACACTCTCAGTCTTTCCATCTAAAGGTTACAAATAG